The following proteins are co-located in the Lagenorhynchus albirostris chromosome 4, mLagAlb1.1, whole genome shotgun sequence genome:
- the CXCL10 gene encoding C-X-C motif chemokine 10, which yields MNQSAVLIFCLILLTLRGTQEIPLSRTTRCTCIKISDRPVNPRSLEKLEVIPASQSCPRVEIIATMKKNGEKRCLNPESKTIKNLLKAISKERSKRSQTQKEA from the exons ATGAACCAAAGTGCTGTTCTTATTTTCTGCCTTATCCTTCTGACTCTGAGAGGAACTCAAG AAATACCTCTCTCTAGGACTACACGCTGTACATGTATCAAGATCAGTGATCGACCTGTTAATCCAAGGTCCTTAGAAAAACTTGAAGTGATTCCTGCAAGTCAATCTTGCCCACGTGTTGAGATCAT TgccacaatgaaaaagaatggggAGAAAAGATGTCTTAATCCAGAGTCTAAGACCATCAAGAATTTACTGAAAGCAATTAGCAAGGAAAG GTCTAAGAGATCTCAGACACAGAAAGAGGCATAA